The following proteins are encoded in a genomic region of Anabas testudineus chromosome 13, fAnaTes1.2, whole genome shotgun sequence:
- the LOC113169435 gene encoding protein FAM222B-like: protein MLACLPASGDPTTRLLSRTQMNTGLQKWETTQKMRSASYPTPAELDAYAKKVANNPLTIQIFPNSVKVPQRKHIRRTVNGLDTSSSGQRHSPYPSQVSASGGLLAVLRAPAKGVIKELDGSRARQLHKAVMNSHSGPYATQSTLNLSQPAPHLQGPSQPVTQAAQKQGMVHPQALQQQQSITHPMTIQQPQAVPLPQALQQRNMAHPQALQRQQSLSQVQTSQQQKLAHPPGIQRQQSLPHPQALQQPQSQSCPSVVPQQHLSHLQTLKHQTAPPQALLTQQGVTQDLRHLSDGAQLPSLQHTQGLVGSQPLSLQAVGAGPPTMTNSLQQPPPGAYGPRKLPDADAPPNVTVSTSTIPLSMAASLHQNRPSDLSSIVHQINQLCQARAGMGTTSVCEGQIANPSPISRNLLINASSRVSSHHPALSSVPSCLLVGPSDKTTAQTPSAALHSQPSIAATNGIPAFHTDPEKVQLQQQQLQHHLHQQKQQQQQQLQQQQHLQQLQQLQQQQQQRSWAQHQLAHMQQPPEGAHPCKNPRMEPPAECVFPSRNLSYPHKLPNAAQSFPLKHPAEKPRPSSPVNCPVGSMPYINGHYMQPPWGSIPATAGNNGSGPQELPVAFQGGQAAASTDRILGAKYRPGKEGPAGQSKLMQNVDFLGGDFQMSSFQEQNLDMMEKMHRSAMGQVQEPSNGGGVHTHHPGYR, encoded by the exons ATGCTGGCCTGTCTGCCAGCATCAGGTGACCCTACCACCAGACTTCTCTCCCGCACGCAGATGAACACTGGACTTCAGAAAT GGGAAACTACACAGAAGATGAGATCTGCCAGCTATCCGACCCCAGCAGAGTTGGATGCCTATGCTAAGAAAGTTGCCAACAACCCTCTAACCATTCAGATCTTCCCCAATAGTGTGAAAGTACCTCAAAGGAAGCACATTCGACGCACAGTCAACGGGCTTGACACATCCTCATCTGGCCAGCGGCACAGTCCCTACCCTTCTCAGGTCAGCGCCAGTGGGGGCCTGCTGGCTGTCCTCCGTGCGCCTGCCAAAGGTGTCATCAAAGAGTTAGACGGTAGCCGTGCCCGGCAGCTTCATAAGGCCGTCATGAACTCTCACAGTGGGCCGTACGCCactcaaagcactttaaatCTCTCACAGCCTGCGCCTCACCTACAGGGCCCGTCTCAGCCTGTGACACAAGCTGCACAGAAGCAGGGCATGGTTCACCCACAGGcgctacagcagcagcaaagcatAACTCATCCAATGACTATACAGCAGCCTCAAGCTGTGCCTCTCCCACAGGCGTTACAGCAAAGGAACATGGCTCATCCGCAGGCTCTGCAGCGTCAGCAGAGCTTGTCCCAGGTTCAGACTTCACAACAGCAAAAGTTGGCTCATCCACCAGGCATACAGAGGCAACAGAGTCTGCCTCACCCCCAGGCGCTACAGCAACCGCAGAGCCAGTCCTGTCCATCAGTTGTACCACAGCAGCATCTTTCTCATCTGCAAACACTAAAGCATCAGACGGCTCCTCCACAAGCTTTACTAACACAACAGGGAGTGACTCAGGATCTGCGCCACTTGTCTGATGGAGCTCAGCTTCCGAGCCTGCAGCACACCCAGGGGCTCGTTGGCTCACAGCCTCTTAGCCTCCAGGCTGTGGGTGCAGGACCTCCTACCATGACTAATAGCCTCCAGCAGCCTCCACCTGGGGCATACGGGCCTAGGAAGCTCCCTGACGCAGACGCCCCACCAAATGTAACTGTATCTACCTCCACCATCCCATTGTCGATGGCAGCCAGCCTGCATCAGAATCGGCCCAGTGACCTGAGCAGCATTGTGCACCAAATCAACCAACTGTGCCAGGCACGAGCTGGCATGGGCACCACCTCAGTCTGTGAAGGTCAGATTGCAAACCCCAGCCCCATCAGCCGCAACCTGCTGATTAATGCCAGCTCAAGGGTGTCCTCTCACCACCCGGCTCTGAGCTCTGTGCCCAGCTGCCTCTTGGTGGGACCTTCAGACAAAACTACTGCTCAGACTCCCAGTGCTGCTCTCCATTCACAGCCCAGTATAGCTGCTACTAATGGTATACCTGCCTTTCACACAGACCCAGAAAAGgtacaactgcagcagcagcaacttcaACACCACTTAcatcagcagaaacagcagcagcagcaacagttacagcaacagcaacatttacaacagctacagcagctgcagcaacagcaacaacagcgCTCCTGGGCTCAGCATCAACTGGCCCATATGCAGCAGCCCCCTGAGGGGGCCCATCCTTGCAAGAACCCAAGGATGGAGCCTCCGGCTGAGTGTGTTTTCCCCTCTCGGAACCTCAGTTATCCCCATAAGCTACCCAATGCTGCACAGTCCTTTCCTCTAAAGCACCCTGCAGAAAAGCCACGACCTTCATCCCCTGTTAACTGCCCAGTAGGTTCTATGCCTTACATTAATGGTCACTACATGCAGCCACCGTGGGGCAGCATCCCGGCTACAGCAGGTAACAATGGATCCGGCCCTCAGGAACTCCCAGTGGCTTTCCAGGGAGGGCAGGCTGCTGCCTCCACAGACCGCATCCTGGGGGCAAAGTACAGACCAGGGAAAGAGGGTCCGGCTGGCCAGTCGAAGCTGATGCAGAATGTGGACTTCTTAGGAGGGGACTTCCAGATGTCCAGCTTCCAGGAGCAAAACTTGGATATGATGGAGAAGATGCATAGATCAGCCATGGGCCAAGTTCAGGAGCCCAGCAATGGCGGCGGAGTCCACACTCATCACCCAGGCTACCGTTAA